From Xyrauchen texanus isolate HMW12.3.18 chromosome 9, RBS_HiC_50CHRs, whole genome shotgun sequence, the proteins below share one genomic window:
- the LOC127649822 gene encoding sorting nexin-16-like, translated as MFYQNHSPGVVRTVNGTECNRNGSCTGSMERSLKVTLLGYKVMEEMTKFTVYKILVTRMQDESWVIFRRYTDFSQLHDKLKETFPVFNFVLPPKRWFKNFSTEFLEERQQGLQDFLQNLVVNKDVNNSKAVREFLCLDDPPTTSFDSLEEKKQAFCGTLEENTCCLERKLMDNKSETESLRNILVDKELQISKPERTKNSELQFMRSHGACWCGSATDILCTNIQSERSGSPFQDLHQNKRGKQ; from the exons ATGTTCTACCAGAACCACAGTCCAGGTGTTGTCAGAACAGTTAATGGGACGGAGTGTAACAGGAATGGATCTTGTACAGGGAGCATGGAGAGGTCACTCAAGGTCACCCTGCTTGGCTACAAGGTTATGGAAGAGATGACGAAGTTCACA GTGTACAAGATCTTAGTGACTCGCATGCAAGACGAGAGCTGGGTCATTTTTAGACGATACACAGACTTCTCACAACTACATGACAAG CTGAAGGAGACGTTTCCTGTGTTTAACTTTGTCCTGCCACCCAAGCGTTGGTTCAAGAACTTTAGCACAGAATTCCTGGAGGAGAGACAACAAGGCCTACAAGACTTTCTACAGAACCTGGTTGTCAATAAAGATGTTAATAATAG TAAAGCAGTCAGAGAGTTTTTATGTCTGGATGACCCACCCACTACTTCCTTTGACAGTCTTGAGGAGAAAAAGCAG GCCTTCTGTGGGACCCTGGAAGAGAACACCTGTTGCCTAGAGAGAAAATTAATGGACAACAAGAGTGAGACTGAGTCTCTGAGAAACATCCTGGTGGACAAAGAACTCCAAATTAGCAAGCCTGAGAGAACAAAGAA TTCTGAACTGCAGTTCATGAGGAGTCATGGAGCATGCTGGTGTGGATCAGCAACTGACATCCTATGTACAAACATTCAGAGCGAAAGATCTGGAAGTCCATTCCAAGACCTTCATCAAAACAAGAGGGGAAAACAGTAA